The following proteins come from a genomic window of Tissierellales bacterium:
- a CDS encoding response regulator: protein MSEGILIVDDTNFMRMMLKDILTKNGFQVIGEAGNGAMAIEKYKELKPTLVIMDITMPEVDGIQAVKEIKKIDEDANIIMSSSMGQQSMVIEAVQAGAKDFIVKPFQADKVVEAVKKFI, encoded by the coding sequence ATGTCTGAAGGAATATTAATTGTAGATGATACAAACTTTATGAGAATGATGCTAAAAGATATTTTAACGAAAAATGGTTTCCAAGTAATTGGTGAGGCTGGAAATGGTGCTATGGCCATAGAAAAGTATAAAGAATTGAAACCAACTTTAGTCATAATGGATATTACTATGCCTGAGGTAGATGGTATTCAGGCAGTAAAAGAAATTAAAAAAATTGATGAAGATGCAAATATTATTATGTCTTCTTCAATGGGACAACAGTCTATGGTTATTGAAGCAGTTCAGGCGGGGGCAAAAGATTTTATAGTCAAACCTTTTCAGGCAGATAAGGTAGTGGAAGCAGTGAAAAAATTTATATAA
- a CDS encoding chemotaxis protein CheW has protein sequence MDLDINQYLDIFVKESKEHLQNMEYFLLELEKDSSNKKLLQELFRITHTLKNMSGTMGFTNVAGLTQIMENVLDDLRNDKINIDTNIIDVLFQCFYELEYSIKNIDEVGEEDSKDYENVVILLRKVLNKNKKKLIDSPKNNNEKINIDKDVLNLINSGTKKDLNSYKISIKLQDDCMLKSARAFVILNTVKKFARIISSNPSAEDIENEKFNLEFKILIITKYNEKEIEKELLNIVEVDEVNILPINPDKNVKIETDNSKNGEKKKVASKELYKEKNEVVNKSNEAVKVDINRLDDLSSLVHELITIKDRMKDSSNILNRGDIEEIIGDLEKVTASLHNTLMKVRVPSIVSIIEVLLIGLEDGIFAIPLSSISEIGNVNINDIKSVQGQETILYGGETLPLIRLNKLMGIDNKLYSKEVKIVVLRKGDRQIALLADNLIGQEEVVIRPLGKYLRETKYLAGATILGNGKIALILDVNSLF, from the coding sequence GTGGATTTAGATATTAATCAATATTTAGATATATTTGTTAAAGAGTCAAAAGAACATTTACAAAATATGGAGTATTTTTTATTAGAATTAGAAAAAGATTCTTCCAATAAGAAATTATTACAGGAGTTATTTAGAATAACCCATACTTTAAAAAATATGTCTGGAACTATGGGATTTACAAATGTAGCTGGTTTAACTCAAATTATGGAGAATGTTTTAGATGATCTTAGAAATGATAAAATTAATATAGATACTAATATTATAGATGTATTATTTCAGTGTTTCTATGAATTAGAGTATTCCATAAAAAATATTGATGAAGTTGGAGAGGAAGATAGTAAGGATTATGAAAATGTAGTAATTTTACTTAGAAAAGTCCTAAATAAAAATAAGAAAAAACTAATAGATTCTCCCAAAAATAATAATGAAAAAATTAATATAGATAAGGATGTTTTAAACCTTATTAATAGTGGGACAAAGAAAGATCTAAATAGTTATAAAATATCTATAAAATTGCAAGACGATTGTATGCTAAAGTCTGCAAGGGCTTTTGTTATTTTAAATACTGTAAAAAAATTTGCAAGGATTATATCTTCCAATCCTTCAGCTGAGGATATTGAAAATGAAAAATTTAATCTAGAATTTAAGATACTTATTATTACAAAATATAATGAGAAGGAAATTGAAAAAGAATTATTAAACATTGTTGAAGTAGATGAAGTGAATATTCTACCTATTAATCCAGATAAAAATGTTAAAATTGAAACTGATAATTCTAAAAATGGCGAAAAGAAAAAAGTAGCATCAAAAGAATTATATAAAGAGAAAAATGAAGTAGTAAATAAATCTAATGAAGCTGTAAAGGTAGATATTAATAGATTAGATGATTTATCAAGTTTAGTACATGAGTTGATAACCATAAAAGATAGAATGAAAGATTCAAGTAATATATTAAATAGGGGAGATATAGAGGAAATTATAGGGGATTTAGAAAAGGTAACAGCTAGTTTACATAATACTCTTATGAAAGTTAGGGTGCCATCAATTGTATCTATTATAGAAGTTTTATTAATTGGATTGGAGGATGGAATATTTGCTATTCCTTTAAGTTCTATATCTGAGATAGGTAATGTTAACATTAATGATATAAAAAGTGTACAGGGGCAGGAAACTATATTATATGGTGGAGAGACTTTGCCTCTTATAAGGTTGAACAAGTTAATGGGAATAGATAATAAATTATATTCTAAGGAAGTTAAAATAGTAGTTCTTAGAAAAGGAGATAGACAAATAGCTCTGTTAGCTGATAATTTAATTGGACAAGAGGAGGTTGTAATAAGGCCTTTAGGCAAATATTTAAGAGAAACGAAGTATTTGGCCGGAGCAACTATCCTTGGAAATGGAAAAATAGCATTAATACTAGATGTAAATTCATTATTTTAG